In a single window of the Carassius carassius chromosome 26, fCarCar2.1, whole genome shotgun sequence genome:
- the LOC132106326 gene encoding gastrula zinc finger protein XlCGF57.1-like, with product MTLIKEESEDVKIEEVFSVKRETEEQTDLMMLKEENEVLNEMEDKDQYKKQHGDLKVHIRILRGESPYTCQHCGKVFRKKPYLKCHMRIHTGEKRFSCQQCGSSFTQKGTLNRHMRIHTGEKPYSCQLCEKSFTAEVNLKYHMNSHTGVKPFPCEQCGKFFKRKKTLTSHMKMHLKENCYTCHQCGMTFRDIKHLNRHIIIHSEEKIFQCQECEKKFRFKVSLKCHMRIHTREKPYTCHHCGKSFRQSVSLKTHMRLHTGEKPFKCPQCGNSFKYKATFNAHMRGHTGECHYTCKLCGNSFSQKGNLKAHMRVHTGEKPFICAQCGKSFTRKESLNYHTRIHSRENGFKCLECGKCFPDKKNLKRHVKIHTREKPYICHHCGKSFRFKGNLKTHMKIHT from the exons ATGACGCTTATTAAAGAAGAAAgtgaagacgtgaagattgaagaagTATTCAGTGTGAAACGAGAGACTGAGGAACAAACGG ACCTGATGATGCTGAAAGAGGAGAATGAGGTACTGAATGAAATGGAAGACAAAGATCAGTATAAGAAACAACATGGAGACCTTAAAGTCCATATAAGAATTCTCAGAGGAGAAAGCCCTTACACCTGCCAACATTGCGGAAAAGTTTTCCGTAAAAAACCATACCTTAAAtgccacatgagaattcacactggagagaagcgattcagctgccaacagtgtggaagtAGTTTCACTCAAAAAGGAACCCTTAACaggcacatgagaattcacaccggagagaagccttacTCATGCCAACTGTGCGAAAAAAGCTTTACAGCAGAAGTAAACCTTAAGTATCACATGAACAGTCACACAGGAGTTAAGCCGTTCCCATGTGAACAATGTGGAAAGTTTTTCAAACGTAAGAAAACTCTTACTTCCCACATGAAAATGCACTTAAAAGAGAACTGTTATACATGTCATCAGTGTGGAATGACTTTTCGGGACATCAAACACCTTAACAGACACATTATAATTCACTCTGAGGAAAAGATTTTCCAATGCCAAGAGTGTGAAAAGAAATTTCGATTTAAAGTAAGCCTTAAGtgtcacatgagaattcacactagAGAAAAACCTTACACCTGCCAtcactgtggaaagagtttcagacaAAGTGTAAGCCTCAAGACTCACATGAgacttcacactggagagaagccttttaaATGCCCTCAGTGCGGAAATAGTTTCAAATATAAAGCAACCTTCAATGCTCATATGAGAGGTCACACTGGAGAGTGCCATTACACATGTAAACTGTGCGGGAATAGCTTCTCACAAAAAGGAAATCTTAAGgctcacatgagagttcacactggagagaagccattcATATGCGCTCAGTGTGGAAAATCTTTCACACGAAAAGAAAGCCTTAATTACCACACGAGAATTCATTCTAGAGAGAATGGTTTTAAATGTCTTGAGTGTGGAAAGTGTTTCCCAGATAAGAAAAACCTCAAGAGGCATGTAAAAATTCACACCAGAGAGAAGCCTTACATTTGCCAtcactgtggaaagagttttagatTTAAAGGAAACCTTAAAACTCACATGAAAATTCATACGTGA
- the LOC132106327 gene encoding gastrula zinc finger protein XlCGF8.2DB-like — protein sequence MMLTEENEVLNEMEDKDQYKKQHGDLKVHIRILRGESPYTCQHCGKVFRKNTNLKCHMRIHTGEKPFSCQQCGSNFTQKGTLNRHMRIHTGEKPYSCQLCEKSFTAEVNLKYHMNSHTGVKPFPCEQCGKFFKRKKTLTSHIKMHLKENCYTCHQCGMTFRDIKHLNRHIIIHSEEKIFQCQECEKKFRFKVSLKGHMRIHTGEKPYTCHHCGKSFRHSVSLKTHMRLHTGEKPFKMPSVRK from the coding sequence ATGATGCTGACAGAGGAGAATGAGGTACTGAATGAAATGGAAGACAAAGATCAGTATAAGAAACAACATGGAGACCTTAAAGTCCATATAAGAATTCTCAGAGGAGAAAGCCCTTACACCTGCCAACATTGCGGAAAAGTTTTCCGTAAAAACACAAACCTTAAAtgccacatgagaattcacactggagagaagccattcagctgccaacagtgtggaagtAATTTCACTCAAAAAGGAACCCTTAACaggcacatgagaattcacaccggagagaagccttacTCATGCCAACTGTGCGAAAAAAGCTTTACAGCAGAAGTAAACCTTAAGTATCACATGAACAGTCACACAGGAGTTAAGCCGTTCCCATGTGAACAATGTGGAAAGTTTTTCAAACGTAAGAAAACTCTTACTTCTCAcataaaaatgcacttaaaagaGAACTGTTATACATGTCATCAGTGTGGAATGACTTTTCGGGACATCAAACACCTTAACAGACACATTATAATTCACTCTGAGGAAAAGATTTTCCAATGCCAAGAGTGTGAAAAGAAATTTCGATTTAAAGTAAGCCTTAAGggtcacatgagaattcacactggagaaaaaccttacaCCTGCCAtcactgtggaaagagtttcagacaTAGCGTAAGCCTCAAGACTCACATGAgacttcacactggagagaagccttttaaAATGCCCTCAGTGCGGAAATAG